Proteins encoded by one window of Gopherus flavomarginatus isolate rGopFla2 chromosome 11 unlocalized genomic scaffold, rGopFla2.mat.asm SUPER_11_unloc_1, whole genome shotgun sequence:
- the LOC127040930 gene encoding olfactory receptor 14A16-like, with translation MSNRTTRDRVPSLGFSDIRELQILHFVVFLMIYLAGLLGNLLIITAIALNHYLHTPMYFFLVNLAIGDLGSISVTIPKSMVNSLMNTRVISYSGCVAQVFLFMFLGLADLGILTAMAYDRYVAICQPLHYERVMNRRACVKMAASAWISGILYSALHTGNTFALSLCGGNVVDQFFCAIPQLLKLACSDSELNETGVIVFSACLALSCFVLIIVSYVQIFRSVLRIPTEQGRQKAFSTCLPHITVVSLYVSTGIIAYLKPNSRSISHLDLMVDVFYSMVPPMLNPIIYSMRNKEIKAALRKLIGWSLFKTNKKSIFLF, from the coding sequence atgtccaaccgaACCACCCGTGACCGAGTTCCTTCTCTGGGTTTCTCTGACAttcgggagctgcagattttgcactttgtggtgtttctaatGATTTATCTGGCAGGCCTGCTggggaatcttctcatcatcacagccaTAGCCCTCAACCACtatcttcacacccccatgtacttcttcctggtgaATCTGGCCATCGGAGACcttggctccatctctgtcaccatccccaaatccatggtcAATTCTCTCATGAACACCAGAGTGATTTCTTATTCTGGATGTGTCGCCCAAGTCTTTCTCTTCATGTTCCTTGGTTTGGCTGATCTCGGCATCCTCACTGCCATGGCATATGATCGATAtgtcgccatctgccaaccactgcactatgagagagtgatgaacaggagagcttgtgtcaaaatggcagccagtgcctggatcagtggtattctttactctgccctgcacactgggaacacatttgcattatccttatgtggAGGAAATGTGGTGGATCAGTTTTTCTGTGCCATCCCCCAGCTACTCAAGCTTGCCTGCTCTGACTCAGAGCTCAATGAAACTGGGGTTATTGTCTTCAGTGCATGCTTAGCTttaagttgttttgttttaataattgtgtcatatgttcagatcttcagatCAGTGCTAAGAATCCccactgagcagggccggcaaaaagccttctccacctgcctgccTCACATCACTGTTGTCTCTTTGTATGTTTCCACTGGCATCATTGCCTACCTGAAACCCAACTCCAGGTCCATATCACATCTGGATCTCATGGTGGATGTTTTCTATTCCATGGTACCTCCAATGCTGAATCcaatcatctacagcatgaggaacaaggagatcaaagctgCCCTGAGGAAACTGATTGGATGgagtttatttaaaacaaacaaaaagtccaTCTTTCTATTTTGA